In Nostoc sp. CENA543, a single genomic region encodes these proteins:
- the hpsA gene encoding hormogonium polysaccharide biosynthesis protein HpsA, with amino-acid sequence MSPKRQLFKTKKRFLKKLKLISKQCLSAINRPIVWLLRKLFVTKKQRTSANAGFVLPTVAMIAIVVVLLTTVIMLRSFERAKNASNVRVNEAVISAATPAIDRGRAKLNKLFQDKRLPRATPTDQALYTVLIDKLTEYTFGDETALKLSYTYKDKDNKDVTDTLETAWRYPVDTDNNGKFDSYTLYGVYFKTPPVGADNKYSRARNPLEARTPPMVEGTVDATCGANTSAVLVGNTGWIKQNNELKKSFFVYTATVPITSAPSDATNYERYQGNKGFASVEYQQDRVQIPPNNYAVVYEDDISLTPGSAFNLNGSIFTNSNFLTRPGTTIRLYQVSARASCFYEAKNAKIIIGGNSAVNGFTSTATDNTSNTSVDLFNGKSTNPSSTSWVRSVSDTPRNTAYNNQAYVSRINRLVAAQLANNANTDPSEVQDGIEKKKKSLGLSSFTTAELDRIRRQQLELYFRKRTRRVPFGEVAFNGTDTSPTPLLQGSGDTLRANDRWIYPTDPTDGKTVGTNYTRLELNITNTSLAPKATELKELKKQGGKEPELGDRVLVGNNLPELWWDKTKAKFVSTGVEDTQQISGVIWDRPTDTTVVRTRRSLVQTLADVGSTDRDSDWELDAARIPNDPTDPVGGLRVVTGAGIYLNQGGTPSSFANTVTTVWPDTMPVPQAGLPVRENADGTPQRDASNNPVTFKTVQPYWMYSYMGDSSIASLTYTWPEITVANTPYLQMRATAVYHYKSNNYNAQNPKPIACVSSFYVPTNQYRARNRSGLPWNAATNDTSRPQRNALSNNGIAYPAPTKSITDYQTVLTYQSQLTYPNGRSIDDGLLARALAKTAANRTLSEQSAIDAQICALQILDGSLSPSNTVIDHGAIRETTLLDPREVKSNSVSQNDNYNLPVRDRQPIEIRATVLDLDLLRKKTIGTATPSQEYLLPNSGLIYATRDDALPDISAGTTEAAKLVSPVDFILDPTRRPNAIMLINGDRLGRTDTYRDVEKGLILATNLPVYVKGNFNRHQDTTGSEQQEFTEKLDGNWTTAKFYSDRKTLNENFACRKSDPRLPKCTTGDQWRPATVLADAVTLLSDAFREGFRDEGDYDWSQNTLPSAPTGFSRFNNYVTVNNWPNQIQTQGSSYLNNFVTPILLRTIPGAYLTEVCPVKNGKGTVETTDATGKKVTTEVDAATFCSDPKNWTIQTSCSDNGGGNTYLNGNIIGKNGDPGNGRIKTGYVFEDPDGFGKQNGAECFDNNAPRRIAFLRDTTGNIISPLQVLGVNKSGKVAAFNFGNPGSDLLTPPNGATMPWLRATVSAGGSITALTPVLQIEQPFATPNDPNNADRIGGASTTRQDTNRWLQRAGADTTFNLIVAAGDSPARPTEDNGGLHNFVRFMENWQPPTSITRQAIISGSFMQVKKSAYATGPYNGALTASGTTYGIDIDSGRGTGFLPPGRQWGYDVALLSQAPDLFAQKLVLTPPDLPDEYFREVSRDDKWVQTLLCAKDASDSTKFAIDQDQRPNSCKS; translated from the coding sequence ATGTCGCCAAAACGCCAGCTCTTCAAAACTAAAAAACGCTTTTTAAAAAAACTGAAGCTGATTAGTAAGCAGTGCTTGTCTGCAATTAATAGGCCAATTGTTTGGCTATTACGCAAGTTATTTGTCACGAAGAAACAAAGAACTTCTGCGAATGCTGGTTTTGTTTTGCCGACAGTAGCCATGATCGCAATAGTAGTTGTTCTATTGACAACTGTGATTATGCTGCGGTCATTTGAACGTGCGAAAAATGCTAGTAATGTCCGTGTCAATGAAGCTGTAATCAGTGCCGCTACTCCAGCCATTGATAGAGGTAGGGCTAAATTAAATAAACTATTTCAAGATAAAAGATTACCACGCGCTACACCAACGGATCAGGCATTGTACACCGTTTTGATCGACAAATTGACTGAGTATACCTTTGGTGATGAAACAGCATTGAAACTTTCATATACATATAAGGATAAAGATAATAAAGACGTTACAGACACCTTAGAGACAGCCTGGCGATATCCCGTTGATACCGACAACAATGGCAAATTTGATAGCTACACTCTCTACGGAGTTTACTTTAAAACTCCCCCTGTAGGTGCTGATAATAAATATAGCCGTGCCAGAAATCCTCTAGAAGCCAGAACTCCACCAATGGTAGAGGGTACTGTGGATGCCACCTGTGGTGCTAATACTAGTGCGGTTTTAGTAGGTAATACTGGTTGGATTAAACAAAATAATGAGTTAAAGAAATCCTTCTTTGTTTATACAGCTACAGTACCAATTACATCTGCACCGAGTGATGCTACTAACTATGAAAGGTATCAAGGTAACAAAGGGTTTGCTTCTGTAGAATATCAGCAAGACAGAGTACAAATTCCACCCAATAACTACGCTGTTGTTTACGAAGATGATATCTCACTCACTCCTGGTTCAGCATTTAATCTCAATGGCTCAATTTTTACTAATAGCAACTTCTTAACCCGTCCAGGGACTACTATCAGGTTATATCAAGTTAGTGCTAGAGCTTCTTGTTTCTACGAAGCTAAAAATGCCAAAATCATCATTGGTGGTAATTCAGCTGTAAATGGATTTACTTCTACTGCAACCGATAATACTTCCAACACTAGCGTTGATTTATTCAATGGAAAATCGACTAATCCATCCTCAACATCATGGGTAAGATCAGTTAGTGACACCCCCAGAAACACAGCCTATAATAATCAAGCTTATGTAAGTCGCATCAATAGATTGGTGGCTGCTCAATTAGCTAACAATGCCAACACTGATCCTTCAGAAGTTCAAGACGGTATTGAAAAGAAAAAGAAAAGTCTGGGTTTATCAAGTTTCACAACCGCAGAACTCGATAGAATTCGCCGTCAACAACTAGAACTTTATTTTAGAAAGCGTACTCGTCGCGTTCCTTTTGGAGAAGTTGCATTTAACGGTACAGATACATCTCCTACCCCACTGCTCCAAGGTAGCGGTGATACACTCCGTGCTAATGATAGATGGATTTATCCTACAGACCCAACAGATGGAAAAACAGTTGGTACTAACTACACTAGGTTAGAGTTAAATATCACTAATACATCCCTAGCACCCAAGGCTACAGAACTAAAAGAACTGAAAAAACAAGGTGGAAAAGAGCCAGAATTAGGTGATAGAGTTCTAGTTGGCAACAATTTACCTGAACTTTGGTGGGATAAGACTAAAGCAAAATTTGTCAGTACAGGTGTTGAGGATACGCAACAAATCAGTGGCGTTATCTGGGATCGGCCAACTGATACAACAGTAGTTCGTACCCGACGTTCTTTAGTCCAAACATTGGCTGATGTAGGATCTACGGATAGAGATTCAGATTGGGAACTAGATGCAGCTAGAATACCAAACGACCCCACAGACCCCGTAGGTGGTTTGCGCGTGGTGACTGGTGCAGGTATATATTTAAACCAAGGTGGCACTCCTAGTAGTTTTGCTAACACTGTCACAACAGTCTGGCCAGATACAATGCCAGTGCCGCAAGCCGGACTACCAGTACGGGAAAACGCAGATGGTACACCACAACGAGATGCCAGCAATAATCCAGTAACATTTAAAACCGTTCAGCCATATTGGATGTATTCTTACATGGGAGACTCTTCTATAGCGTCTCTCACATATACATGGCCTGAGATAACTGTCGCTAATACCCCATATCTGCAAATGCGAGCAACGGCAGTTTATCATTACAAGTCTAATAACTATAATGCACAAAATCCCAAACCTATAGCTTGTGTCAGCAGTTTTTATGTCCCGACTAATCAGTATAGGGCTAGAAATAGGTCAGGACTGCCTTGGAATGCTGCCACCAATGACACAAGTCGCCCCCAACGAAATGCCTTATCCAATAACGGTATAGCTTATCCCGCCCCTACTAAGTCCATTACCGATTATCAGACGGTACTTACATATCAATCTCAACTCACCTATCCCAACGGACGTTCAATAGATGATGGGCTATTGGCCAGAGCATTGGCTAAAACCGCAGCGAATCGGACTTTATCAGAGCAATCTGCCATTGATGCTCAAATTTGCGCCCTGCAAATTTTAGATGGTAGTCTCAGCCCCTCAAATACTGTGATTGATCACGGTGCGATTAGAGAAACAACCCTCCTAGATCCAAGGGAGGTCAAGAGCAATAGTGTTTCACAAAATGATAACTACAATCTTCCTGTCAGAGATAGACAACCCATAGAAATTCGTGCCACTGTCTTAGACCTTGATCTTCTCCGCAAAAAGACTATTGGTACTGCTACTCCCTCCCAAGAATATTTGCTACCAAATAGCGGTCTTATCTATGCTACCCGTGATGATGCTCTACCAGATATCAGTGCAGGTACTACAGAAGCTGCGAAATTAGTCAGTCCTGTAGACTTTATACTTGACCCTACCCGTCGTCCTAACGCCATTATGCTGATTAATGGGGACAGGCTTGGACGCACAGACACTTACCGAGATGTAGAAAAAGGATTGATTTTAGCTACCAATTTACCTGTGTATGTTAAAGGTAACTTTAATCGTCATCAAGACACTACAGGTAGTGAACAGCAAGAGTTTACCGAAAAATTAGACGGGAATTGGACTACTGCTAAATTCTATAGCGATCGCAAAACGCTTAATGAAAATTTTGCTTGTCGTAAGAGTGACCCCAGATTACCCAAATGTACCACCGGCGATCAATGGCGACCTGCGACAGTATTAGCAGATGCCGTCACCTTACTGTCTGATGCCTTTAGAGAGGGATTCCGTGATGAGGGTGATTATGACTGGAGTCAAAATACCCTTCCCTCAGCACCAACTGGCTTCTCAAGATTTAACAACTACGTCACCGTCAATAACTGGCCTAATCAAATCCAGACACAGGGTAGTTCCTATCTCAACAACTTTGTGACACCCATTCTGTTGAGGACTATACCAGGAGCATATTTGACAGAAGTTTGTCCTGTCAAAAATGGCAAAGGAACTGTAGAAACAACGGATGCTACGGGAAAGAAAGTAACAACAGAAGTAGATGCAGCCACATTCTGTAGCGATCCTAAAAACTGGACTATTCAAACATCCTGTAGTGATAACGGTGGAGGTAATACCTATCTTAATGGCAACATCATAGGCAAAAACGGTGATCCCGGTAATGGTAGGATTAAAACCGGATATGTCTTTGAAGATCCAGATGGCTTTGGTAAGCAAAATGGTGCTGAATGTTTTGATAATAATGCACCCCGAAGAATAGCCTTCCTCAGAGACACTACAGGAAACATAATCTCACCACTTCAAGTTTTAGGTGTTAATAAAAGTGGAAAAGTCGCAGCATTCAACTTTGGCAATCCTGGTTCTGATCTGCTGACTCCACCTAACGGTGCAACTATGCCCTGGTTAAGGGCAACTGTCAGTGCTGGCGGTAGCATCACAGCACTTACCCCAGTCTTGCAAATTGAGCAACCTTTTGCCACACCAAATGACCCAAATAATGCTGACAGGATTGGTGGTGCAAGCACTACTAGACAAGATACAAACAGATGGCTACAACGAGCAGGTGCTGACACTACTTTTAACTTAATTGTGGCCGCAGGGGATAGCCCAGCCCGTCCTACAGAAGATAATGGCGGTCTGCACAACTTCGTCCGCTTCATGGAAAACTGGCAACCACCTACTAGCATTACCCGACAAGCGATAATTAGCGGTTCTTTCATGCAAGTTAAAAAGAGTGCCTACGCCACAGGCCCATATAACGGAGCATTAACAGCCTCTGGTACTACCTACGGTATTGATATTGACAGTGGTAGAGGTACTGGCTTCCTTCCCCCCGGAAGACAGTGGGGTTATGATGTCGCACTGCTGTCTCAAGCACCCGACTTATTCGCCCAAAAACTGGTATTAACACCACCTGATTTACCAGATGAATACTTCCGCGAAGTAAGTCGAGATGACAAATGGGTACAAACACTGTTATGTGCTAAAGATGCTTCTGACAGTACGAAATTTGCCATCGACCAAGATCAACGTCCCAATAGCTGCAAATCCTAA
- the hpsB gene encoding hormogonium polysaccharide secretion pseudopilin HpsB has translation MIKHNSKQTPSSNSDSGFTIIESILGLLVAAILLAAISPILVISTSVRVQSRRIEKATQVANTFIDGVRTGSIKAPSEYSSDNKIELDAATKDAPRTLSQSLITLTTMPVPTNSTKTNLYLFRKDGSICHVSETGCTTDSNNTFEEYYIQARQIIVKSSGSSDGYRLAMRVYRTDVDFAKPLLASESPNKRSVSPVTGGLGNKQAPLVERTADVGNISTSFQALCQRLGIAPDKDGKAQNCQ, from the coding sequence ATGATTAAACACAACTCAAAACAAACACCTTCATCTAACAGTGATTCTGGTTTTACGATTATTGAATCAATTTTAGGTCTGCTAGTAGCTGCCATTCTATTGGCGGCTATATCTCCCATCCTTGTCATCTCAACATCTGTCCGTGTCCAATCTCGCCGCATAGAAAAAGCAACTCAAGTTGCCAACACATTCATTGATGGTGTGAGAACTGGTTCAATTAAAGCCCCCAGTGAATACAGTAGTGACAACAAAATTGAGTTAGACGCAGCGACAAAAGACGCGCCCAGAACATTATCACAGAGTCTCATTACCCTCACGACCATGCCAGTTCCGACCAACAGCACAAAGACAAATTTATATCTTTTCAGAAAAGATGGCAGTATTTGTCATGTGAGTGAAACAGGTTGTACAACAGACTCCAACAACACTTTTGAAGAATATTACATTCAAGCACGTCAAATTATCGTCAAAAGTAGTGGCTCTAGTGATGGTTATCGTCTAGCAATGCGGGTTTATCGTACAGATGTTGATTTTGCTAAACCACTCCTCGCTAGTGAAAGTCCTAATAAAAGAAGTGTATCGCCTGTAACTGGAGGTTTAGGTAACAAGCAAGCACCGTTAGTAGAAAGAACGGCAGATGTTGGCAATATTAGCACTTCATTTCAGGCTTTATGCCAACGTCTTGGTATAGCACCTGACAAAGATGGAAAGGCTCAAAACTGTCAATAA
- the hpsC gene encoding hormogonium polysaccharide secretion pseudopilin HpsC gives MIKTLHFILKSHFKKSKDIQQTGGFTLIELLVALLISFLIITPLLGFMISVMNTDRQEQAKTNSEEELQTALNYISRDLQQAVYIYDAAGVSAISSQLRYPNDATKVPLLVFWKRELVSEVIAAADNSKDDTFVYSLVVYYLITDTTNTTWSKAARIARWQIQDGVQAISGGEECTGYTAKYVKIDGKTQCPSPGFAPFQAQFDEADSLEQGMNKWQKSSSSYTADATVLIDYIDQSTASPRPNATCPPDSTSPAITWSRIADTRTNSMTGFYVCVDKTNTTAQVFIRGNAVARIENNKDKINYIDSRKTYFPTLSVRVQGRGYLFR, from the coding sequence ATGATTAAGACATTGCACTTTATCCTCAAGAGCCACTTCAAAAAATCTAAGGACATTCAGCAAACTGGCGGTTTTACTCTGATTGAATTGTTAGTAGCTTTGTTAATTTCATTTTTAATCATTACACCATTACTAGGGTTCATGATTAGTGTCATGAATACAGACCGACAGGAACAAGCTAAAACCAATTCTGAAGAAGAACTCCAAACTGCACTCAATTACATTTCTCGTGATTTACAACAAGCAGTATATATATATGATGCTGCGGGTGTTAGTGCAATCAGCTCCCAATTACGCTACCCAAATGATGCAACGAAAGTGCCTCTACTAGTTTTTTGGAAACGAGAATTAGTTAGTGAGGTCATAGCAGCAGCTGATAACTCAAAAGATGATACTTTTGTTTATTCATTAGTTGTTTATTATCTAATTACAGATACTACTAATACGACTTGGTCAAAAGCTGCTCGCATTGCTAGATGGCAAATTCAAGATGGTGTACAAGCTATAAGTGGTGGTGAAGAATGTACAGGATATACAGCCAAGTATGTCAAAATTGACGGCAAGACGCAATGTCCCAGTCCAGGTTTTGCTCCTTTTCAAGCCCAATTTGATGAGGCTGATAGTTTAGAGCAAGGAATGAACAAATGGCAAAAATCATCTAGCTCTTATACTGCTGATGCTACGGTGTTGATTGACTATATTGATCAAAGCACTGCATCACCCCGACCAAATGCAACTTGTCCTCCTGACTCCACTTCACCTGCAATTACATGGTCAAGAATAGCAGATACAAGAACAAATAGTATGACTGGGTTTTATGTATGTGTAGATAAAACCAATACAACAGCACAAGTATTTATTCGCGGAAATGCCGTAGCTCGCATTGAAAATAACAAAGATAAAATCAACTATATTGACAGTCGAAAAACTTATTTCCCTACACTATCTGTTAGGGTTCAAGGACGGGGATACTTGTTTAGGTAA
- a CDS encoding Tfp pilus assembly protein FimT/FimU, with protein MSNNYIIKKLNISLLPLHTINKKSKLDGLVSSYKQQDAGFSLIEVVAVVLMIGILAAIVGPSWLVFVNRQQLNKANDAVLVALQQANREAKRTKTSYSFTFKVENKIAKIAVHPSDSIPANNSPLWQTLGSDAGITSGQVTLLTNLTGTNKTDDNGKLNKLYNYLATQQSIKFDYLGSLPDAYFGKEDTTTKDTPGLKIAVVRQNAGTSASDADMKRCVIIKTLLSGIVVEKDSKCN; from the coding sequence ATGTCTAATAATTACATAATAAAAAAACTAAATATCAGCTTATTACCGCTTCATACCATCAATAAAAAGAGCAAATTAGATGGTTTGGTATCTAGCTACAAGCAACAGGATGCTGGATTTAGTTTGATAGAAGTAGTTGCAGTAGTGCTAATGATAGGGATATTAGCTGCTATAGTAGGTCCTAGCTGGTTGGTGTTTGTAAACCGTCAGCAATTAAATAAAGCTAATGATGCCGTTTTAGTAGCTCTACAGCAAGCAAATCGAGAAGCGAAAAGAACAAAAACTAGCTACAGTTTCACTTTTAAGGTAGAAAATAAAATCGCCAAGATAGCTGTTCATCCATCTGACTCTATCCCGGCTAATAATAGTCCTTTATGGCAAACATTAGGCAGTGATGCAGGGATTACTTCAGGACAAGTCACTCTCTTAACAAATTTGACTGGGACAAATAAAACCGATGACAATGGAAAATTGAATAAACTGTACAACTATTTAGCAACACAACAAAGTATTAAATTTGATTACTTGGGGAGTTTGCCAGATGCTTATTTTGGGAAAGAAGATACTACAACTAAGGATACCCCAGGTCTAAAAATTGCTGTGGTTAGACAAAATGCAGGTACTTCTGCATCAGATGCAGATATGAAGCGATGTGTGATTATCAAAACTCTTTTGAGTGGAATCGTGGTAGAAAAAGATAGTAAATGTAACTAA
- the hpsE gene encoding hormogonium polysaccharide biosynthesis glycosyltransferase HpsE: protein MKDFLDFTVAIPTYNGENRLPELLEKLRNQINTENLSWEIIVVDNNSTDNTSKVVQAYQENWHCSYPLKYVFEDKQGAAYARKRAVIEARGQLIGFLDDDNYPTPTWVSAAYAFAQQHPQAGAYGSQIHPDWEVEPPENFDRIAPFLAITERGNLPLRYAAEKKLLPPSAGLVVRRQAWLDSVPEQPILTGRVVGNMLTGEDLEMLCYIQKSGWEIWYNPAMEIYHKIPSFRLTAEYLIPFFRGVGLSRHVTRMLNVNSTSKPIMFLAYMLNDCRKIIFHLIKYGYNLSKNLVISCERQLILSSMASPFYLWKNGYFKRNH from the coding sequence ATGAAAGATTTTTTAGATTTTACAGTAGCAATCCCTACTTATAATGGTGAAAATCGTTTGCCTGAACTACTAGAAAAACTACGAAATCAAATTAACACTGAAAATTTATCCTGGGAAATCATTGTTGTAGATAATAACAGTACCGATAATACATCTAAAGTTGTTCAAGCTTATCAGGAGAACTGGCACTGTTCTTATCCCTTGAAGTATGTCTTTGAAGATAAACAGGGAGCAGCATATGCACGCAAACGTGCAGTTATAGAAGCTAGAGGTCAATTAATAGGTTTTCTGGATGATGATAATTACCCGACACCTACTTGGGTATCAGCTGCTTATGCTTTTGCTCAACAACATCCTCAAGCGGGTGCTTATGGCAGTCAAATTCATCCTGACTGGGAGGTTGAACCACCAGAAAATTTTGATAGAATAGCTCCATTTTTAGCAATTACAGAACGAGGAAATTTACCTCTAAGATACGCAGCTGAGAAGAAGTTGTTACCGCCTTCTGCTGGACTGGTTGTGCGTCGTCAAGCTTGGTTAGACAGTGTGCCTGAACAACCTATATTAACAGGTAGAGTTGTGGGTAATATGCTCACCGGTGAAGACCTAGAGATGTTGTGTTATATCCAAAAATCTGGTTGGGAAATATGGTATAACCCAGCAATGGAAATTTATCATAAAATTCCTAGTTTTCGGTTGACAGCAGAATATTTAATCCCATTTTTTCGTGGTGTTGGACTAAGCCGTCATGTAACTCGGATGCTGAATGTAAACTCTACAAGTAAGCCAATTATGTTTTTAGCTTATATGCTCAATGACTGCCGAAAAATAATTTTTCATTTGATTAAATATGGTTATAATTTGTCAAAAAATTTAGTAATTAGTTGTGAACGACAACTAATATTAAGTAGTATGGCAAGTCCTTTTTATCTATGGAAAAATGGTTATTTTAAACGCAATCATTAA
- a CDS encoding Tfp pilus assembly protein FimT/FimU produces the protein MIGILSAIAIPSWLSFVRIRYLNTAQNDIYQAMRQAQSQAKKEKLTWQASFREQSGRVEWAVHPATVSPANAVWNSLEPDVRLDEETTLQIVSGVRQIQFDYLGSVRKPPLGKIALSSRHGGKAKRCVIVSTILGAIRKEKEKSTTNSSGHYCY, from the coding sequence ATGATCGGGATACTCTCTGCAATAGCAATACCCAGTTGGCTTTCTTTCGTCAGAATTCGCTATTTGAATACGGCTCAAAATGATATTTATCAAGCAATGCGCCAAGCTCAAAGCCAAGCAAAAAAGGAAAAATTAACTTGGCAGGCTAGTTTTCGAGAACAAAGTGGTAGAGTCGAATGGGCTGTTCATCCTGCTACAGTTAGCCCAGCAAATGCTGTCTGGAATAGCTTAGAGCCTGATGTGCGTTTAGATGAAGAAACAACTTTGCAAATTGTCAGTGGTGTGAGGCAAATTCAATTTGATTATTTAGGAAGTGTGAGAAAACCACCTTTAGGGAAGATAGCTTTATCTAGTAGACACGGCGGTAAAGCCAAGCGTTGTGTCATTGTCTCGACTATTTTAGGTGCAATCCGAAAAGAAAAAGAAAAAAGCACAACTAACAGTAGTGGTCACTACTGCTATTAA
- a CDS encoding TIGR04282 family arsenosugar biosynthesis glycosyltransferase yields the protein MPTLLQQISPQHLIIFTRYPEAGKTKTRLIPVLGSVGAADLQRQMTEYTISQARNLQNDISIEVRFVGGNLQLMQDWLGSDLLYQAQGEGDLGIRMARSLSDAFENYATQVVIIGTDCPEAKTHILAQASAHLETFDLVLGPATDGGYYLIGLRRFIPELFININWGTDQVLQQTIDIAKKLNVSYIYLPTLSDIDRPEDLRIWERCSQK from the coding sequence GTGCCGACCCTACTACAACAAATCTCCCCACAGCACTTAATTATTTTTACCCGCTATCCAGAAGCAGGAAAAACGAAAACTCGATTGATACCTGTTTTGGGTAGTGTTGGTGCTGCTGACTTGCAACGGCAAATGACTGAATACACGATATCTCAGGCAAGAAACTTACAAAACGACATATCTATAGAAGTGCGCTTTGTGGGTGGTAACTTGCAACTGATGCAAGATTGGTTAGGGTCTGACTTATTATACCAAGCTCAAGGGGAAGGAGATTTGGGAATTAGGATGGCGCGATCGCTATCTGATGCCTTTGAGAATTACGCCACACAAGTAGTGATAATTGGCACTGACTGCCCAGAAGCTAAGACTCATATTCTCGCTCAAGCTTCTGCACATCTAGAAACTTTTGATTTAGTGTTAGGGCCAGCCACTGACGGCGGCTATTATTTAATTGGCTTACGTCGGTTCATCCCAGAATTATTCATCAACATTAATTGGGGAACTGACCAAGTTTTACAACAAACCATAGATATTGCTAAAAAACTTAACGTCTCGTATATTTACTTACCCACCTTATCTGATATTGACCGTCCAGAAGATTTACGGATATGGGAAAGATGTTCTCAAAAATAG
- a CDS encoding HpsJ family protein: protein MVNRFTSANAALTLKVVGIILIVSFLLDFLVLLFPFQPTDRIWQINIATALVDRGIVPLVGVGALFTGQWMQEASDSPQGFDLRFPVLVLCSILGLMFLLIFPLHLNNVRQASTQTVSQINQDAEQAENQLKNQLSQFQAQLNNEQGKAQLEQLRTQAKAQFTELLNNEQRYQEALKSNQVPAAQKELLKKFKANPQELDKFIAQQTDPQGLANQRLTQIRQRRDDASKQAKDNAWKSGLRIGMSSLLLAIGYIIIGWTGLRGMGALQGGKPKGKVPAR, encoded by the coding sequence ATGGTTAATCGTTTTACTTCTGCGAATGCTGCCCTCACCTTAAAAGTGGTGGGGATAATTTTAATTGTGTCCTTTTTGCTGGACTTTTTGGTACTGTTGTTTCCTTTCCAGCCTACGGATCGGATATGGCAAATTAATATCGCAACAGCACTAGTTGATCGGGGTATTGTCCCCTTAGTCGGTGTGGGTGCTTTGTTTACTGGTCAATGGATGCAAGAAGCTAGTGATAGCCCCCAAGGTTTTGACTTGAGATTTCCGGTTTTAGTGCTGTGTAGCATCTTAGGCTTGATGTTTTTACTGATTTTTCCGTTACACCTGAATAATGTGCGTCAAGCCAGCACACAAACGGTAAGTCAAATTAATCAAGATGCAGAACAAGCAGAAAACCAACTAAAAAATCAGTTATCCCAATTTCAAGCACAATTGAACAACGAGCAAGGTAAAGCTCAGTTAGAGCAATTACGCACTCAAGCTAAAGCTCAGTTTACGGAATTGTTGAACAACGAGCAAAGATATCAAGAAGCACTCAAGAGTAACCAAGTCCCGGCCGCACAAAAAGAACTGCTCAAGAAGTTTAAAGCTAATCCCCAAGAACTGGATAAGTTTATCGCCCAGCAAACAGATCCTCAAGGATTGGCTAATCAAAGATTGACTCAAATTCGCCAACGTAGGGATGACGCGTCTAAACAAGCCAAAGACAACGCTTGGAAATCAGGACTGCGGATTGGGATGAGCAGTTTACTTTTGGCGATTGGTTACATCATCATTGGTTGGACTGGTTTAAGAGGTATGGGTGCTTTGCAAGGTGGTAAACCTAAAGGTAAAGTTCCAGCACGTTAA